A window from Gossypium raimondii isolate GPD5lz chromosome 7, ASM2569854v1, whole genome shotgun sequence encodes these proteins:
- the LOC105802391 gene encoding probable ribonuclease P/MRP protein subunit POP5 yields MVGFKNSYMVMEVLLDPNKEISGDDPIVVTQFNISKAIKDGILVNFGECGLASSLGSFQVKYVNPITKLCVMRASRDEYQKIWSSISMVRSIGNCPVLFNLLDLSGSIKACKTATLKCDELKFEQYKLMVGACLSADVTQHMQNCLEKIRILEH; encoded by the exons ATGGTAGGATTTAAGAACAGTTACATGGTTATGGAAGTACTGTTGGATCCAAATAAAGAAATTTCAGGGGATGATCCCATTGTAGTTACCCAATTTAACATCTCAAAAGCAATCAAGGATGGCATTCTTGTCAACTTCGGTGAATGTGGTCTAGCTTCTTCGCTCGGATCTTTCCAAG TTAAATATGTCAATCCGATTACAAAGCTGTGTGTTATGAGAGCTTCAAGAGATGAATACCAAAAAATTTGGTCTTCAATAAGCATGGTTAGGAGTATTGGGAATTGTCCTGtgctatttaatttgttggATCTTAGTG GTAGTATAAAGGCATGTAAAACTGCTACCTTGAAGTGCGATGAGTTAAAATTCGAGCAATACAAGCTTATGGTTGGAGCATGCCTCTCGGCTGATGTTACCCAGCACATGCAGAACTGTCTTGAGAAGATTAGAATTTTAGAACACTAG